The sequence attaattttgaatcctGCCTGACAGGGACGATGATTCTATAACTGGTTATCATCTAGTCATGGTGATTAGCATCAACGTTTTAATATCCTTTCCTATTTTCTACGATCAACCGACCATGCGAAGATTTACAGATGTCAAACCACGATATTACATAGTAAATCAACTTTCAAAAGCGTGAGGTGTATGAAGGAGACTGCTGTAAAATGTTAGGACTCTGTTAAAATAAGTGCAGAACTTGGATGGTGATAGGGCAAAAATCTAGGTTTTTACATGATGAGGTGATagggcaaaaataaaaaagggaggACAGCCCCAGGCCAAGCGACTCTTAACTACATGAAAAATTGCATTTGACAATACAAAGGATTTTATGAATCCTGAATCATCTCTGAACCAGCAAGATTCAGCAACTACATCAAGTCATCTTACATAAAGGAGATTGCTAATGTGTACATCATGGACTTGTGGTGCTGTCAGGAATTTTGGGCATCTCGATCAACCTTGCAGCTCTGCTCTCTACTTACTGATATCTGTCTCAAACAAATTGCTGAGGGCATAAGCTATGTCCCATGGGCACAGAATGATAATCCATATATCATCTTGAATTAATCCTTGGAGGCACTAGAGGTTGGCCTTTGCCTGCATTGTAGGACTTTTCGCTTAGCAAACTTTGCGGAGGAACACCATCCGAATATTGCCCACCATCTCGGTCCTGGAGTGACTGGACATCTGATGTTGTAGATTTTTCGGAATTCTGAAGCGGTTTCCCCTCTTTTCCCAATCCTTTATCTTTTTCTAGGTTTTGAAAAGAAGGTGTTTCTGAACCCTGGCTCTTCTCCAGGTTTTGATCTGAACCCCGGCCCTTGTCCATATTCTGGATTTCATTTGCAATCTGGCTACGGCGTTCCTTCAGAAAGTTGAGTCGGGAAGTCAATCTTGTCAATGCAGAAGTGGTGGAATTCACTCCCTATTGGGGCACACAGTTGTGGCAAGTTGCATGAATACATCTCATATAATATTTACTCTTATGAAATAACATGCTTTGAGCCAGCTTTGTGAAAACAAAGAGCTTTTTATTCCACAAGATTCGAAAGTCCATCCTTCCTAAACATCCTACCCAACCAAAGCAATAATTTGATTTGGCATAGAGTACCCTATTTCCCCAGCACAACTAGAAAGTTCAACAGCCTACCTCACTCCTTGTACTGGACCTCTTGAAATTGGTTGAAGAAACGGGTCTGGAGTTGCCACTATGTGCTGAATCCAGCTGCTGGGTTTCAGTCCCATCCATACACGTATCCTGCCATAAGAAACCTCCCATAGTTGACTTAATCCAAGCAATCAAAGAGGATAAATTGGAAGGGCTGAAGGTCAAGTTGTCGATTAGGCATGGAGAAGCTGCCTTACTATATTTTTTCACAATCTGTTAACAcgatctcaatatatatatatatacatgtaaaaaACCCTCTTTCAGCAGCCTTGACAGCTTAATCAGGATTCTCTAACAGCTGAAGAAATTTGTTATTATAGTTTCAAAAAATTAAGCCAAGAAACACCgaggaaaacatgaaaaaataataataataaaagaggcATTAATTTAATGGCACATGTCGGTTCCTTAGGGTTTTAAAGGTAAACTCAGTAATTTTATAATCCTGTTTGTCTATTCCTACTTGGAGAGACAAATTGACCTCTACTGTTCATACGTGAGACTGGATTGAAAGAAGTATAAAAGATGTTTGGGCAAGCAAAATTTTACTGGTACGTGAAAGAATTAATAGGCCGCAGTAACATAATAAGATAGATCGAGCCACGTGCTGCAAGTGCATACCTTGCTTGCAGGACGTCTAAATTGAGAAGTACCAGTAGCTTCAGCATCCTTCTGTTCATCATTCCTGCAACAAGACAATATGAACCACAGCACCATGACACACCACATCCATTCAGTTTCTTTTTATCACGTACAAGCATCATTTTCTGATTGTCCAGTCCTcccccaaaaaagaaagaaagaagaggaaaggtttttcttttaaatgaggGCTTCTCATATACTTCATCTGTTTGAAGCACCAAAGAGGCTTTGTACACAAATGTCTAAACACTACTCAGATATGGggtatgaaaacaaaaaaaaaacaaattaccatTTGGCTTCATGTATCAAAGCATTCATGGGCTGATTGATCAAACCATGCATAGAAACAGAGTGTTGCTCATGCTGTTGATTAAGCTGCGCACCTAGATCATTGACCTTCCACTTCAAATTGGCAACATTTGCATCTGCTTGAGTTATTTCCTCAAGATCTGCCTTTATCTGTAGcacaataacaaaattaagaacTCAATGCTACACAAGACCAATTATACAAGTTAATGAAGAGGTGAACTAACATTTTCATCAATTGTAACTGGAACTTGCAAGGGTCCTTTAGAAGTGTTAAGTTCTGCTTCAAGAACTTTTCTCTTATCTCTCTCCTTTTGCAGCTGTTTCTGTAGTCTTGCCACCTGTAAATACAGTGAATGCCCACAGTTCAAAAACGCTAGGAAACAACCAATCAATCTAGTATTTGTAAGAGGGGAAAGGCATAGTCGTAGCATCACAATGttgtaagggaaaaaaatgataaataaaaaccatGCAATAGCAATCATTTTATGGCGATCTTGAATTCCCAATGTAAAGGTTTCAGAAAGGGCTTCCCCTTGCACCtccaaacaaagaaaacttcCCGGCACCTTCATGTAAAACTATCCTGAAAAGAACGCAGGTATCTATTCCCCCTCTCCCAGCTATATCCAACCCAACAGGAAGAAATagagagaaattaaaattattgagaaaaacaatCACCAGCATGCTTCACACACAAGCAAAATATTTAACAGAATCAGTGACACTATTTCAGACATTGAATGTGTTAGTGAAATAAAagcatatttttaatcatttttatcagTGCAAAAGGAATATAACAACCACCGTACTAAACTCTCAAACTCTTAACATGAATCTCTGCTTCCCCAGGTCATGTAAACATCCTTGGAAGAATCATCTGGAAAGGGGAGGAACAGAGGGAAAAGTAACAACAGAAAGGAAATGGAACATACATCTTGCTGGAGAGCTTGACGATGCTCGTGCAAAGCCTTCTTTCGTTTTTCCAACTTGGCTTGCAGAATGGCATTACCTTTGATCTGTGAAGGAAAATACAGCAAATTATTGAAGTGAAAAAAGAACTCATGAAACTCCATGTACTGACATCAAGAGGCGTTATTTTAAGTCCCTACCTCTTCAAAAATTCTATTTTGCAACTCAATTTTACTTGCCTCCAGCTTCTGGATTTCGACACTACACAGTCAAAAAGTCAGATGATCAGCATGGCTAGAGATGAtaaaaaagatgcaaaaaggctAAGAGAATGCTTGTGTAAACAGAACCATGATCCATACAGGGGAGATATATACTTACTCATCCTCAATAGGGTAATCAATGGATTCCATGGAAAGGTTCTTCTTGGCCTGAATTCATGCCAAaggggataaaaaaatataattagtgaTGCTTATATTGCACAAATATGCCCTCTTTGAGATAAGATAATGATCGACTGTGTGATGTCAGATGCCCTTTGGCAAGCGAAATCATTTAGTCACAAAAACTTTTGGGGGAGCATGACTGAAGGAAATGGCAAGCCAAATCATAGATCTATAAAACATGCACTCACAGAGGTACGTCCCCAAACAGTTGGACGCTTTCCAGGCACAGGTCCATTTGATATAGTTGAAGGTTTTTTAGCATCTGGGGATGCCTTGTGATCAGCAGTCTTATTCTTCAAACTTTTTTCGGTAGAAACATCTACAGACAGGTCATCTGACTTATTTGACTGCATTGCCAAACTGTTGTTACTTTGATCTGGAATATCCGCCCTCTTCTCTACATTATCATGTTGATGCGATGAGGTTTGAACTGGACTTGATGACAGCTTTTGTTCAACTTTCAAATCATTGTCTGCTTCAGGTTCAGGGGACTTGGAACCAGAACTACAATCATTACTGCCCTGCATCTTTAAGGCACACAGAATAAGAATAGTTTTTGCTcttaaatttcaattgaaagaccaaaaataaaaagaaactaagTCAATAATGGGGCAGAGGCATAGCAGATGACAACACAAGAAGCATTTCAAATTATAAAGATGCATGAGTGGAGAACGAAATATTAGACTTTGGCCTGTAATTCCATTGAAAAGAAGTCCAGAGTTAAAATTGCAGAATATCTATATCCATAGTTTTGCAGTAAGTTTAATAATTGCTAGGTTTAAACAAGATCatcattttgtataaaaatgcAGGTTAAAGTCCAATGGATGTACCTCATAGTCAGATGGATCATCTTCGCCAGATTCACCACTCTGAGTGCAGGTTCCACTTGATGCATTGTCATGATCTTCATCTGTATATACATCAGATTCTTCCGTTGCATCATCTACATAAGACTCATCATCATCAGTTACCTCCTCATCCTCACTTCCACATTCATCTGAGTCAGAGTACAGTCCTGGGGACATGGAACCTTCCTGCAGAGACAGCAAATTCAAgaaagcattaaaataaaaactggtGCCAGAAGaagtaaacaatataaaatggAGAAAGCATGGCCAAGACATTCAGCTTTGAATTTACTAtaccataaaataatatttaacaacAGCATCTATGACCTATCATTTTCTGTTCTGTTGTGCTATAAAGTTCCCATATCATTTGAAGCTTTACGCTATTCTTGTACTTCTTATTCCTCAAGTGAAACAGAGTGAAATTCTGGGGTAGTTTCTGGTAAACCTGATGGTAGGGATGATAAGGATACCAAGGCATCCATAACCAGAACTGCAAAGCAGTTAAATGGTCTTTATGGAATATCATTAGTGAATGAAACAATCCTTTAACTTGTGTTGTGCATCAAATAATTGTTGGTCACTTCATACTCGTTTTAGACTCCAGAGTAAACAGAAAGTGTTTTGAACCTAGTTAATATGCAGCTCTAAACCTGATCAGGAAGAAGAGATTCCTAATTTAAACATCCAGTGTCTGTATTACACAAAGCCATACCGTACTCGAGTTAAAACAACAACAGAGACTTGCAGCTTACactgaatattttttcataCTCTTCCAATAATGTAATAACAATGGCTTGTGCATGATTAGCTGCAGCAGCTGCTTTCAGAAGCTGGATGGAACCATCACCACCCACATTAAAATTGGATTCAATTTCACAGTCACCAGCCAGAAGGGGCCGAAGAAGTAAGGGAGCCATACAAGCAGCCACAGCAGATGTGCTCATTCGGTTTGCAGCTTTGTGAGAAGCCACAGTTTGCATCATTAAAAGAATTCTGAACAAAAAAGGGAAATGAAGCAAAGTGATACAAAACAATGCAAGAAGTGCTGAGCAGATGGGTAACATTTAGTCCTCCGGTCAGAAAGATAATAAGTACAGAAAACACAAACAAGATAGTTTGATGCTCCAAATCAACAAGACTTAAAAAAGTTCAGTCAACAAATCTCATTTATATTCTGTTACATCTTCAAATCCTAATAATCCTTTTTACCGAGTGTCAAATTCCAACATTCAAGTCAGAAGAGAGAATCATCTACCTCTGCAATAAGTGACGATTTGGCTCCGGGAATGTTTCGCATATTGCAGCCCGCATGGCATTTACCCTACTGCCACGATCAGTTCCTAAACATTATTACATCATCAAATAATGGAAAATCAGAAACCTAATGAATTATGGAAATTTTatggtacaaaaaaaaatgttgaacaTAATTCCACAGGAACGATTaccattaatttttctaatttcatcatttacaGCATATCTACAGATACTTAAAGATGCCATGGAATTGGGAAAAGACTCGATCTTGGACCCAAGTCAGTAACATAGCCATTAATCCACAAAATTGTT is a genomic window of Populus alba chromosome 5, ASM523922v2, whole genome shotgun sequence containing:
- the LOC118036698 gene encoding rho GTPase-activating protein REN1 isoform X3; its protein translation is MGQNGFFQNDQADGADGSLEQLKDKQPVKSLAIGRPILLALEDVDGSPSFLEKALRFIEDHGIKVEGILRQAADVDDVEHRIKEFEQGKTEFSPKEDAHVIADCVKYFLRELPSSPVPTSCCNALLEACRTDRGSRVNAMRAAICETFPEPNRHLLQRILLMMQTVASHKAANRMSTSAVAACMAPLLLRPLLAGDCEIESNFNVGGDGSIQLLKAAAAANHAQAIVITLLEEYEKIFSEGSMSPGLYSDSDECGSEDEEVTDDDESYVDDATEESDVYTDEDHDNASSGTCTQSGESGEDDPSDYEMQGSNDCSSGSKSPEPEADNDLKVEQKLSSSPVQTSSHQHDNVEKRADIPDQSNNSLAMQSNKSDDLSVDVSTEKSLKNKTADHKASPDAKKPSTISNGPVPGKRPTVWGRTSAKKNLSMESIDYPIEDDVEIQKLEASKIELQNRIFEEIKGNAILQAKLEKRKKALHEHRQALQQDVARLQKQLQKERDKRKVLEAELNTSKGPLQVPVTIDENIKADLEEITQADANVANLKWKVNDLGAQLNQQHEQHSVSMHGLINQPMNALIHEAKWNDEQKDAEATGTSQFRRPASKDTCMDGTETQQLDSAHSGNSRPVSSTNFKRSSTRSEGVNSTTSALTRLTSRLNFLKERRSQIANEIQNMDKGRGSDQNLEKSQGSETPSFQNLEKDKGLGKEGKPLQNSEKSTTSDVQSLQDRDGGQYSDGVPPQSLLSEKSYNAGKGQPLVPPRINSR
- the LOC118036698 gene encoding rho GTPase-activating protein REN1 isoform X1, which translates into the protein MTTNKHTESSKGDGGPPPPPPPPAPGQLENLRFHGGNAIFKSGPLFISSKGIGWTSWKKRWFILTRTSLVFFRSDPSAIPQKGSEVNLTLGGIDLNNSGSVVVKAEKKLLTVLFPDGRDGRAFTLKAESSEDLYEWKTALENALAQAPSASLVMGQNGFFQNDQADGADGSLEQLKDKQPVKSLAIGRPILLALEDVDGSPSFLEKALRFIEDHGIKVEGILRQAADVDDVEHRIKEFEQGKTEFSPKEDAHVIADCVKYFLRELPSSPVPTSCCNALLEACRTDRGSRVNAMRAAICETFPEPNRHLLQRILLMMQTVASHKAANRMSTSAVAACMAPLLLRPLLAGDCEIESNFNVGGDGSIQLLKAAAAANHAQAIVITLLEEYEKIFSEGSMSPGLYSDSDECGSEDEEVTDDDESYVDDATEESDVYTDEDHDNASSGTCTQSGESGEDDPSDYEMQGSNDCSSGSKSPEPEADNDLKVEQKLSSSPVQTSSHQHDNVEKRADIPDQSNNSLAMQSNKSDDLSVDVSTEKSLKNKTADHKASPDAKKPSTISNGPVPGKRPTVWGRTSAKKNLSMESIDYPIEDDVEIQKLEASKIELQNRIFEEIKGNAILQAKLEKRKKALHEHRQALQQDVARLQKQLQKERDKRKVLEAELNTSKGPLQVPVTIDENIKADLEEITQADANVANLKWKVNDLGAQLNQQHEQHSVSMHGLINQPMNALIHEAKWNDEQKDAEATGTSQFRRPASKDTCMDGTETQQLDSAHSGNSRPVSSTNFKRSSTRSEGVNSTTSALTRLTSRLNFLKERRSQIANEIQNMDKGRGSDQNLEKSQGSETPSFQNLEKDKGLGKEGKPLQNSEKSTTSDVQSLQDRDGGQYSDGVPPQSLLSEKSYNAGKGQPLVPPRINSR
- the LOC118036698 gene encoding rho GTPase-activating protein REN1 isoform X2, producing MTTNKHTESSKGDGGPPPPPPPPAPGQLENLRFHGGNAIFKSGPLFISSKGIGWTSWKKRWFILTRTSLVFFRSDPSAIPQKGSEVNLTLGGIDLNNSGSVVVKAEKKLLTVLFPDGRDGRAFTLKAESSEDLYEWKTALENALAQAPSASLVMGQNGFFQNDQADGADGSLEQLKDKQPVKSLAIGRPILLALEDVDGSPSFLEKALRFIEDHGIKVEGILRQAADVDDVEHRIKEFEQGKTEFSPKEDAHVIADCVKYFLRELPSSPVPTSCCNALLEACRTDRGSRVNAMRAAICETFPEPNRHLLQRILLMMQTVASHKAANRMSTSAVAACMAPLLLRPLLAGDCEIESNFNVGGDGSIQLLKAAAAANHAQAIVITLLEEYEKIFSEGSMSPGLYSDSDECGSEDEEVTDDDESYVDDATEESDVYTDEDHDNASSGTCTQSGESGEDDPSDYEGSNDCSSGSKSPEPEADNDLKVEQKLSSSPVQTSSHQHDNVEKRADIPDQSNNSLAMQSNKSDDLSVDVSTEKSLKNKTADHKASPDAKKPSTISNGPVPGKRPTVWGRTSAKKNLSMESIDYPIEDDVEIQKLEASKIELQNRIFEEIKGNAILQAKLEKRKKALHEHRQALQQDVARLQKQLQKERDKRKVLEAELNTSKGPLQVPVTIDENIKADLEEITQADANVANLKWKVNDLGAQLNQQHEQHSVSMHGLINQPMNALIHEAKWNDEQKDAEATGTSQFRRPASKDTCMDGTETQQLDSAHSGNSRPVSSTNFKRSSTRSEGVNSTTSALTRLTSRLNFLKERRSQIANEIQNMDKGRGSDQNLEKSQGSETPSFQNLEKDKGLGKEGKPLQNSEKSTTSDVQSLQDRDGGQYSDGVPPQSLLSEKSYNAGKGQPLVPPRINSR